A DNA window from Solirubrobacterales bacterium contains the following coding sequences:
- a CDS encoding response regulator yields MSKLNPVAASLSGQNNFPREINVEAADTALVNFDEFLELIPDATIGSRADGTIVLANAEATNVFGYPREQLIGMSVFDLAPGRLHEELKRDRDEFFDHPHRRTIGLEQPLFVRRANGEEFPAEITVSYAQSSEGPIRIAATRDISERLVLERERNELEQRLELDQARRMESIGQLAGGIAHDFNNLLGVIINYAEFAAAELEDLPTVRDDVEQIQSAAHRAAALTNQLLMFSRNDDVAPRSMELNSTLEELERLLRRVIGEHVTLETQFDPELWGVVADPSQIEQVVLNLAVNARDAMPDGGPLTIETANVELDDDFVSGRAGLVEPGRHIRLTVRDAGVGMDAETVERAFEPFFTTKPKPQGTGLGLATVYGIVRSHGGDIFLHSELGVGTTVEIHLPAIEVAASSPLREASPRRARGNSERVLVVEDEQSVRRMVVRALSTNGYDVVSFARAGEALELLRDPEEHIDLLLTDLVMPDLQGGELADRAIELKPDLPVLFMSGYSDLALHRVDDERESVDLIEKPFTVNDLLGEVERVLEKRAV; encoded by the coding sequence ATGAGTAAGTTGAACCCAGTCGCCGCCTCGCTATCGGGGCAGAACAATTTTCCTCGGGAGATCAACGTGGAGGCCGCAGACACGGCGCTCGTTAACTTCGACGAATTTCTGGAGCTGATCCCGGACGCAACTATCGGTAGCCGTGCTGATGGCACGATCGTCCTCGCAAACGCAGAGGCGACCAACGTATTTGGTTATCCACGAGAACAGCTGATCGGTATGTCGGTGTTCGATCTGGCGCCTGGACGACTCCATGAGGAGTTGAAGCGGGACCGCGACGAATTCTTCGATCACCCGCACCGTCGCACTATCGGCCTCGAACAACCGCTGTTCGTGCGTCGCGCGAACGGTGAGGAGTTTCCGGCCGAGATCACGGTGTCCTACGCACAATCATCGGAGGGTCCCATTCGGATCGCCGCGACGCGCGACATCAGCGAGCGACTCGTGCTCGAGAGAGAGCGCAATGAACTCGAGCAACGACTCGAGCTTGATCAGGCGCGCCGCATGGAGAGCATTGGCCAGCTCGCTGGGGGTATCGCCCATGACTTCAACAATCTATTGGGTGTGATAATCAACTACGCCGAATTCGCCGCCGCCGAACTCGAAGACCTGCCGACCGTGCGCGACGACGTCGAGCAGATTCAGTCGGCCGCTCACCGCGCAGCCGCCCTGACCAATCAACTTCTGATGTTCAGCAGGAATGACGACGTCGCGCCTCGCTCAATGGAGCTCAATTCGACGCTCGAGGAACTCGAGCGGCTCCTGCGCAGAGTGATCGGCGAACACGTGACGCTTGAAACGCAATTCGATCCCGAGCTGTGGGGTGTTGTCGCGGATCCGAGTCAGATCGAGCAGGTCGTGCTCAACCTTGCGGTGAATGCCCGCGACGCCATGCCCGACGGCGGCCCCCTGACAATCGAAACCGCGAACGTTGAGCTCGACGACGACTTCGTCTCCGGCCGCGCAGGCCTCGTCGAGCCCGGTCGTCACATTCGGCTCACCGTGCGGGATGCGGGAGTCGGCATGGACGCTGAAACCGTTGAACGCGCGTTCGAGCCGTTTTTCACGACCAAGCCCAAGCCTCAGGGAACCGGGCTCGGCCTGGCCACCGTTTACGGCATTGTCCGGAGTCACGGCGGCGACATCTTTCTGCACTCGGAGTTGGGGGTTGGTACAACCGTTGAAATCCACCTGCCCGCGATTGAAGTCGCGGCGAGCTCTCCATTGCGCGAGGCCTCCCCGCGTCGCGCACGCGGCAACAGCGAACGCGTCCTGGTCGTGGAGGACGAACAATCGGTGCGACGAATGGTCGTGCGCGCACTCTCGACCAACGGTTACGACGTCGTCTCATTTGCACGCGCCGGCGAGGCACTTGAGCTGCTTCGCGACCCCGAAGAGCACATCGACCTGCTCCTGACTGATCTCGTGATGCCTGATCTGCAGGGCGGCGAACTGGCCGACCGCGCCATTGAGTTGAAGCCGGACCTCCCGGTGCTGTTCATGTCGGGCTACAGCGACCTTGCGCTGCACCGCGTGGACGACGAACGCGAAAGCGTCGATCTGATCGAGAAGCCGTTCACGGTCAATGACCTGCTCGGCGAGGTTGAGCGCGTCCTCGAGAAGCGAGCGGTATGA
- a CDS encoding DNA gyrase subunit B — KVLSHQEIRLLISALRTGIGPEEFDITKLHYHKIILMTDADVDGAHIRTLALTFLFRHMPELIAGGFIYIAKPPLYKIKVSGKDRYVEKENELEEVLLTNKYEKLKIHEITAPSKSANGKKPKTLELTETRWQRFTKLLKQHQGWSTVLRAEYGHEAIDFLERSSIVADGLTNPEDVIKFAQNGKDDTASVTVDLVREDAIELTLKGIETETGHAQVHHLPRSLFEGKEFREFVKVQTALTELIGELPVEVELDGSFERARSYEEIRQKVIKLVSKGVSISRFKGLGEMNAEQLAETTMNRDTRTLAQVSIEDAAAAETMFSTLMGDKVEPRKAFIDEHAKEAVNIDV; from the coding sequence CAAGGTGCTCTCCCACCAGGAGATCCGACTCCTCATCTCCGCCCTGAGAACCGGCATTGGCCCGGAGGAGTTCGACATCACCAAGCTCCACTACCACAAGATCATCCTGATGACCGACGCCGACGTCGACGGCGCGCACATCCGCACGCTTGCGCTCACGTTCCTATTCCGTCACATGCCAGAGCTGATCGCCGGCGGCTTCATCTACATCGCCAAGCCGCCGCTGTACAAGATCAAGGTCAGCGGTAAGGACCGATACGTAGAAAAAGAGAACGAGCTCGAGGAAGTGCTTCTCACCAACAAGTACGAGAAGCTGAAGATCCACGAGATCACCGCGCCTTCCAAAAGCGCGAACGGCAAGAAGCCGAAAACGCTCGAGCTCACCGAGACGCGCTGGCAGCGTTTCACCAAGTTGCTCAAGCAGCACCAGGGTTGGTCCACGGTGCTTCGCGCGGAGTACGGCCATGAGGCGATCGACTTCCTGGAGCGATCGAGCATCGTCGCCGACGGCCTCACCAACCCTGAGGACGTCATCAAGTTCGCGCAGAACGGCAAGGACGACACGGCCAGCGTCACGGTCGATCTCGTCCGCGAAGACGCCATCGAGCTGACGCTCAAGGGCATCGAGACCGAGACCGGCCACGCGCAGGTCCATCACCTGCCGCGCTCACTGTTTGAGGGCAAGGAGTTCCGCGAGTTCGTGAAGGTGCAGACCGCGCTGACCGAGTTGATCGGCGAGCTGCCGGTCGAGGTCGAGCTCGACGGCTCCTTCGAGCGGGCCCGCTCGTACGAAGAAATCCGCCAGAAGGTCATCAAGCTCGTCTCGAAGGGCGTGTCGATTTCGCGCTTCAAGGGACTGGGCGAGATGAACGCAGAACAGCTTGCTGAAACCACGATGAACCGCGACACGCGCACCCTCGCGCAGGTCTCGATCGAGGATGCCGCAGCCGCCGAGACGATGTTCTCGACGCTGATGGGCGACAAGGTCGAGCCGCGCAAGGCGTTCATCGACGAACACGCCAAGGAAGCGGTGAATATCGATGTCTAA
- a CDS encoding superoxide dismutase, whose protein sequence is MSYEVPALPYPYDSLSPTIDEETMHLHHDKHHQAYVDKANGALEGTEWADKPIEEVIANLASLPDDIKGPVRNNGGGHLNHSMFWESMTPGGSELSGELADAITAKFGSVDEFKEKFEAAGVGQFGSGWAWLVLDGGELAITSTANQDSPLTDGKTPLLGNDVWEHAYYLTYKNVRPAYLKAWWDVVNWEVVAERYAAAK, encoded by the coding sequence ATGTCTTACGAAGTACCAGCTCTGCCCTACCCATACGACTCTCTCTCTCCGACGATCGACGAAGAGACGATGCACCTCCACCACGACAAACACCACCAGGCTTACGTGGACAAGGCCAATGGCGCCCTCGAGGGCACCGAATGGGCCGACAAGCCGATCGAAGAAGTGATCGCAAACCTCGCAAGCCTTCCCGACGACATCAAGGGCCCGGTGCGCAACAACGGCGGTGGCCACCTCAACCACTCGATGTTCTGGGAGTCGATGACTCCGGGCGGCAGCGAGCTCTCCGGCGAACTCGCCGACGCGATCACCGCGAAGTTCGGATCAGTCGATGAGTTCAAGGAGAAGTTCGAGGCCGCGGGCGTCGGCCAGTTCGGCTCCGGCTGGGCCTGGCTCGTGCTCGATGGCGGTGAACTGGCAATCACCAGCACCGCAAATCAGGACTCTCCGCTGACCGACGGCAAGACCCCGTTGCTCGGCAACGACGTCTGGGAGCACGCCTACTACCTGACCTACAAGAACGTGCGCCCTGCGTACCTCAAGGCATGGTGGGACGTCGTGAACTGGGAAGTCGTCGCAGAGCGTTACGCGGCTGCCAAGTAG
- a CDS encoding DUF4446 family protein has protein sequence MSAPDGIYEWLALAGAAVAVVCLILLAWNAFALRRVRRAQKIILAGSERDVIAHAEALQREFVSLRDWVDDASVQLDQRMSRLEVGLSGAITHTAMIRYDAFGAKSGKQSSSVALLNEHKTGVVLTAIVSRNFSHLYVKNLTEGVSDIELSPEERHVLELAFAAPGQPPAPPAPPAPPRVVSNAPTNPPEPAGEDPRVQAVRRANVER, from the coding sequence ATGAGTGCTCCTGATGGGATCTATGAATGGCTGGCCTTGGCGGGAGCCGCAGTAGCGGTTGTCTGCCTCATCCTGCTCGCTTGGAATGCCTTCGCTCTCCGGCGCGTGCGCCGCGCTCAGAAGATCATCCTCGCTGGCAGCGAACGCGACGTGATCGCCCACGCCGAGGCGCTGCAGCGCGAGTTCGTATCGCTGCGCGACTGGGTGGACGACGCCTCGGTTCAGCTCGACCAACGCATGTCGCGCCTCGAGGTCGGCCTCTCCGGCGCGATCACCCACACCGCGATGATTCGCTACGACGCCTTCGGCGCCAAGTCGGGCAAGCAATCGAGCAGCGTCGCGTTGCTCAATGAGCACAAGACGGGCGTGGTGCTGACGGCGATCGTCAGCCGCAACTTCTCCCACCTCTACGTGAAGAATCTCACCGAGGGGGTCTCCGACATCGAGCTCTCTCCCGAGGAGCGCCACGTTCTTGAGCTGGCGTTCGCAGCGCCGGGTCAGCCACCGGCGCCGCCCGCGCCTCCAGCTCCGCCGCGCGTTGTATCCAACGCCCCGACCAATCCGCCCGAGCCGGCGGGCGAAGACCCACGCGTCCAGGCCGTGCGACGGGCAAACGTTGAACGCTGA
- a CDS encoding HNH endonuclease, giving the protein MASKAAPRSSSDCSESGDVPGLIPSEIDESPAVGTLAPQTAAGARFSSLAGPGPSLHVQRGGSPLSGRVLVLNASFEPINVCTVRRAIVLILKSKAEVIDEHEIEVHAERMSMTRPSVIRLRNYVHIPYQSFRRKITRRAVFARDGWECQYCGRRGSLTMDHVIPRSKGGDTSWENVVACCATCNRRKGDRSVAQSGMKLSTRPMAPHPTIFIHVASPTIPSQWLPYVPAAASAVGDVAGADAA; this is encoded by the coding sequence ATGGCCAGCAAGGCGGCGCCACGCTCGAGCAGTGACTGCTCAGAGTCCGGCGATGTACCCGGGCTCATCCCGTCGGAGATCGACGAGTCTCCGGCGGTAGGAACGCTTGCGCCACAAACGGCCGCAGGAGCCAGATTTTCCTCTCTCGCAGGACCAGGTCCTTCGCTGCATGTGCAGCGCGGCGGCTCTCCGCTGAGCGGCCGAGTGCTCGTTCTGAACGCCTCATTTGAGCCGATCAACGTCTGCACGGTTCGCCGCGCGATCGTCCTGATCCTGAAGTCAAAGGCCGAGGTGATCGACGAGCACGAGATCGAGGTTCACGCCGAGCGCATGTCAATGACGAGGCCTTCGGTGATCCGCCTGCGCAATTACGTGCACATTCCGTACCAGTCTTTCAGACGCAAGATCACCCGCCGCGCCGTGTTCGCGCGCGACGGCTGGGAGTGCCAGTACTGCGGCCGTCGGGGCTCGCTGACGATGGACCACGTGATCCCCCGCTCGAAGGGCGGAGACACTTCCTGGGAGAACGTCGTCGCCTGCTGCGCCACCTGCAATCGCCGCAAGGGCGACCGCAGCGTCGCCCAGTCGGGCATGAAGCTCAGCACACGCCCGATGGCGCCCCACCCGACGATCTTCATACATGTCGCAAGTCCGACGATTCCATCGCAGTGGCTGCCATATGTGCCTGCAGCTGCGAGCGCCGTCGGCGATGTCGCCGGCGCCGACGCTGCCTGA
- the pheA gene encoding prephenate dehydratase has translation MAPRRIGYLGPPGTYGEEALRAALGDGANTVDLVALDTNRDVVLAVESGDVAAGFVPIENSVEGAVTETLDALVHDAPGVQIVAEVVWAVHHCLVAARNVPLAEIGVVASHPQALAQCAGFIAERLPNAAKLAQVSTAEAVRGAVERGGGNAAIGSAIAAEMYGGTVIESSIEDVAENKTRFVWLACAPLTSPWAGNSMAAATRTSVVFSGFNDTSPGGLVSILSEFATRGVNMSKIESRPERTELGHYLFFVDLDGSIEAPAIAESVEAVRAKVRALRVLGSYNAFES, from the coding sequence TTGGCGCCCCGGCGCATCGGCTACCTCGGACCTCCAGGAACTTACGGCGAAGAAGCTCTGCGCGCCGCGCTCGGTGATGGCGCTAACACTGTTGACCTCGTCGCGCTGGACACGAACCGCGATGTCGTACTAGCGGTGGAGTCCGGGGATGTCGCAGCCGGATTCGTACCGATCGAGAATTCGGTTGAAGGCGCGGTCACCGAAACGCTCGACGCTCTCGTGCACGACGCGCCCGGCGTACAGATCGTCGCCGAAGTCGTCTGGGCAGTTCACCACTGCCTGGTCGCCGCCCGCAATGTGCCGCTCGCAGAGATTGGCGTGGTCGCGTCCCACCCTCAGGCGCTCGCGCAATGCGCCGGTTTCATCGCCGAGCGACTCCCCAACGCCGCCAAGCTCGCACAGGTCTCAACCGCCGAGGCAGTTCGCGGCGCCGTCGAACGCGGCGGTGGCAACGCCGCCATCGGATCGGCGATCGCCGCCGAGATGTATGGCGGGACAGTCATCGAGTCCTCGATCGAGGACGTCGCCGAAAACAAGACACGTTTCGTCTGGCTCGCCTGCGCGCCGCTCACCTCGCCGTGGGCCGGCAACTCGATGGCCGCCGCGACGCGCACTTCGGTCGTCTTCTCCGGCTTCAACGACACTTCGCCGGGCGGGCTGGTCAGCATTCTGTCGGAGTTCGCCACCCGCGGCGTGAACATGAGCAAGATCGAGTCGCGACCCGAGCGCACCGAGCTCGGGCACTACCTCTTTTTCGTGGACCTCGACGGATCGATCGAGGCCCCGGCGATCGCGGAGTCTGTCGAGGCCGTGCGCGCAAAGGTGCGCGCGCTCAGGGTGCTCGGTTCGTACAACGCTTTCGAGAGCTGA
- a CDS encoding response regulator transcription factor → MTTTTEMIDVVVVEDHPMFREALTRAIRARDDMKVVAATGSGREAMKAVRDLSPQVCVLDLGLPDIDGVEVLKCVVSEELDTRVLVLSGDGDSEVVYALIEAGASGFERKTAGPGELVEAIVAVAGGETVLPKELLGGLAEQIRAHRSPPGPMLSDRELEILREVAEGFTAAEIATKLHLAESTVKTHLTRIYDKLGVSERAAAVAQAMRHGLID, encoded by the coding sequence GTGACAACAACAACCGAAATGATCGACGTAGTCGTGGTCGAGGACCACCCGATGTTCCGTGAAGCGCTCACCCGAGCGATTCGAGCGCGCGACGACATGAAGGTTGTTGCCGCAACCGGTTCCGGTCGCGAGGCCATGAAGGCCGTGCGAGATCTGAGCCCACAGGTGTGCGTGCTCGACCTCGGCCTCCCGGACATTGACGGAGTTGAAGTGCTCAAGTGCGTGGTCTCAGAAGAGTTGGACACGCGTGTGCTCGTGCTCTCCGGGGACGGCGACAGCGAAGTCGTCTACGCGTTAATCGAGGCAGGCGCCTCGGGCTTCGAGCGCAAGACGGCAGGGCCTGGGGAGCTGGTCGAGGCAATCGTTGCCGTGGCCGGCGGCGAGACCGTGCTGCCCAAGGAGCTCCTCGGGGGACTTGCCGAACAGATTCGCGCACATCGCAGCCCGCCCGGACCAATGCTCTCCGATCGCGAGCTGGAGATCCTGCGCGAAGTCGCCGAGGGCTTCACGGCCGCTGAAATTGCGACCAAGCTGCACCTCGCGGAAAGCACGGTCAAGACCCACCTCACGCGCATTTACGACAAGCTTGGCGTGTCAGAACGAGCGGCTGCCGTGGCGCAGGCGATGCGCCACGGCTTGATCGACTGA
- a CDS encoding response regulator, which yields MTSTELTPNQPATESAELRSSVLIIDDEPQQRALMERALADRYHCETADGVSDARTLLQTVHFDLVVLDIGLSGESGIELLRELPALRADAAVIMVTGTDDVRTAEIALGFGAYGYIVKPFRGVELLINASNALRRRTLELAHRDYTDRLEQRLLERTASLSSAIGELESSRVEMLQRLSMAVEARDRVTAEHMDGMIKIVERFARKQGYSAADANSLASASAMHDVGKIGVSDQVLLKPGPLTESERHIMESHTEIGYRMLHGSSNPLLQLGAEIARSHHERWDGTGYPNAIANDAIPASARIVQIVDVFSAITTDRPYRVALPIETALREISDGSGSQFDPRLTEVFLEHFDELIL from the coding sequence ATGACGAGTACTGAACTGACACCGAACCAGCCTGCGACCGAATCCGCTGAACTTCGCAGCTCCGTACTGATCATCGACGACGAGCCGCAACAGCGCGCTTTGATGGAACGCGCACTGGCCGACCGATATCACTGCGAGACCGCCGACGGCGTGAGCGATGCTCGGACGCTGCTTCAGACCGTTCACTTCGACCTGGTCGTTCTCGACATCGGGCTGTCAGGCGAATCTGGAATCGAACTGTTACGAGAGCTGCCGGCTCTACGGGCAGACGCCGCGGTAATCATGGTCACGGGAACCGATGACGTGCGAACCGCTGAGATCGCGCTCGGATTTGGCGCTTACGGGTACATAGTCAAGCCCTTTCGCGGAGTCGAACTCTTGATCAACGCCTCGAACGCCCTACGCCGTCGCACGCTCGAACTCGCACATCGCGATTACACCGATCGACTCGAGCAGCGACTGCTCGAGCGCACCGCCTCGCTCAGCTCGGCTATCGGAGAACTCGAATCCTCCCGCGTAGAGATGCTCCAGCGGTTGAGCATGGCCGTGGAAGCCAGAGACCGCGTTACCGCAGAACACATGGACGGAATGATCAAGATCGTCGAACGCTTTGCGCGCAAGCAGGGCTACTCCGCAGCCGACGCCAACTCACTCGCCTCGGCCAGCGCGATGCACGATGTCGGCAAGATCGGCGTCTCTGACCAGGTACTGCTGAAGCCGGGCCCGCTGACCGAGTCAGAGCGACACATAATGGAAAGTCATACGGAGATTGGGTATCGAATGCTCCATGGCTCGAGCAATCCGCTGCTTCAGCTAGGCGCTGAGATCGCGCGTTCACATCATGAACGCTGGGACGGAACCGGCTACCCGAATGCCATCGCGAACGACGCGATTCCGGCGTCTGCGCGAATCGTTCAAATCGTCGACGTATTCAGTGCAATCACAACCGACCGCCCTTACCGCGTCGCATTGCCGATCGAGACGGCACTGCGCGAGATTTCCGATGGATCTGGAAGTCAATTCGACCCACGCCTAACTGAAGTGTTTCTCGAGCACTTTGATGAGCTGATCCTGTGA
- the gyrA gene encoding DNA gyrase subunit A: MSNQGPLESAYEDRSLEDEMRSSYIDYAMSVIVGRALPDARDGLKPVHRRVIFAMNELGLGPTRPYRKCATVVGEVMGNYHPHGDQSIYDTLARLAQDFAIRAPLVDGQGNFGSVDGDRPAAMRYTEARMARVASEMVRDIDEDTVDFMPNFDGSKIEPVVLPSRFPNLLVNGSTGIAVGMATNIPPHNLGEVIDATVALIDNPDIDLDGLMEHIEGPDFPTGAHILGRSGIREAFETGRGRVRMQAVCHIEPIQQGKEALIVTELPYMVRKGGEDGLITKIAALARDKKIPEISDLRDESDRNGMRLVIELKRDVIPDVVKNKLFKHTPMQQTFGVNTVALVDGVPQTLSLKAALTYYLSHQKEVITRRTKYRLRKAESRAHILAGLLIAVGNIDEVVALIRASSDPDAAREGLMTKFELSREQAQAILDLRLQRLTAMEADKIQAEFDDLTEQIKELRTLLGEETLIYKVIREELLEVREAHADERRTKILDQEGDIPLEDLIADRQMVISITNSGYIKSLPLDTYRSQKRGGVGIKGMDTKEDDYIEHLFVTSTHDFLLFFTNRGKVYRQKVYELPEMARTAKGRALVNLLPLREGERVQAVIATRDFKEAQYLAFATRKGQVKKTEFLEYNTPIKADGIIAINIKDDDELVAVRTTTGNDDILMISKSGQAVRFKEEEARPMGRSTGGVRGMNVSREISKGVPNEVIAMEVASDECDLLVVTQGGYGKRTAMTEYPIKGRGTMGVQTIKLTDKKGGLAAALIVREGDELLFMSQGGMVQRTSAGEISQYKRASQGVRVMNIKEDDEVSAVAPVMEGSSEDKVVEEAASAAADAPSASDQPQLAADVSAVEPEEDSE, translated from the coding sequence ATGTCTAATCAGGGACCGCTTGAAAGCGCCTACGAAGATCGGTCGCTAGAAGACGAGATGCGCTCGTCGTACATCGATTACGCGATGAGCGTGATCGTTGGGCGCGCACTCCCAGACGCCCGCGACGGATTGAAGCCAGTCCACCGTCGCGTCATCTTTGCGATGAACGAGCTCGGCCTCGGGCCCACCCGTCCGTACCGCAAGTGCGCAACGGTCGTCGGTGAAGTGATGGGTAACTACCACCCGCACGGCGACCAGTCGATCTACGACACGCTCGCTCGCCTGGCCCAGGACTTCGCGATCCGCGCGCCGCTCGTTGACGGCCAGGGTAACTTCGGCTCGGTCGACGGCGACCGCCCGGCGGCCATGCGTTACACCGAGGCGCGCATGGCGCGTGTCGCAAGTGAAATGGTGCGCGACATCGACGAGGACACCGTCGACTTCATGCCCAATTTCGACGGCTCCAAGATCGAGCCGGTTGTGCTTCCGAGCCGGTTCCCGAACCTGCTCGTCAACGGCTCGACCGGTATCGCCGTCGGTATGGCGACGAACATCCCGCCGCACAACCTCGGCGAAGTGATCGACGCAACGGTCGCGCTGATCGACAACCCCGACATCGACCTCGACGGTCTGATGGAACACATCGAGGGCCCAGACTTCCCGACCGGCGCGCACATCCTCGGTCGCTCGGGCATCCGCGAGGCATTCGAGACCGGCCGCGGCCGCGTGCGCATGCAGGCGGTCTGCCACATCGAGCCGATCCAGCAGGGCAAAGAGGCGCTGATCGTCACCGAGCTTCCGTACATGGTTCGCAAGGGCGGCGAGGACGGACTGATCACGAAGATCGCCGCGCTCGCCCGCGACAAGAAGATCCCCGAGATCTCTGACCTGCGCGACGAGTCGGACCGCAACGGCATGCGCCTCGTGATCGAGCTCAAGCGCGACGTCATCCCTGACGTCGTCAAGAACAAGCTCTTCAAGCACACGCCGATGCAGCAGACCTTCGGCGTCAACACCGTCGCGCTGGTTGACGGCGTGCCGCAGACGCTCTCGCTCAAGGCAGCGCTCACGTACTACCTCTCGCACCAGAAAGAGGTCATCACCCGGCGCACGAAGTACCGCCTGCGCAAGGCTGAGTCGCGTGCTCACATCCTCGCCGGCCTTCTGATCGCCGTCGGAAACATCGACGAAGTCGTCGCGTTGATCCGCGCGTCTTCGGACCCGGATGCAGCCCGCGAAGGACTGATGACCAAGTTCGAGCTCTCGCGCGAACAGGCACAGGCGATCCTCGACCTCCGCCTCCAGCGCCTCACCGCGATGGAAGCCGACAAGATCCAGGCTGAGTTCGATGACCTGACTGAACAGATCAAAGAGCTGCGCACGCTGCTCGGCGAAGAGACCCTGATCTACAAGGTGATCCGCGAGGAACTGCTCGAAGTTCGCGAAGCGCACGCCGACGAGCGTCGCACGAAGATCCTCGACCAGGAAGGCGACATTCCGCTGGAAGATCTGATCGCCGACCGCCAGATGGTCATCTCGATCACTAACTCCGGCTACATCAAGTCGCTGCCCCTGGACACGTATCGCTCGCAGAAGCGCGGCGGCGTCGGCATCAAGGGCATGGACACGAAGGAAGACGATTACATCGAACACCTCTTCGTGACCAGCACCCACGACTTCCTGCTGTTCTTCACGAACCGCGGAAAGGTCTACCGCCAGAAGGTCTACGAACTGCCCGAGATGGCGCGCACGGCGAAGGGCCGCGCGCTCGTCAACCTGTTGCCGCTCCGCGAGGGCGAGCGCGTGCAGGCAGTCATCGCCACGCGAGACTTCAAGGAAGCGCAGTACCTGGCGTTCGCCACGCGCAAGGGCCAGGTCAAGAAGACCGAGTTCCTCGAGTACAACACGCCGATCAAGGCCGACGGAATCATCGCGATCAACATCAAGGACGACGACGAGCTCGTGGCCGTGCGAACGACCACCGGCAACGACGACATCCTGATGATCAGCAAGTCCGGGCAGGCCGTTCGCTTCAAGGAAGAAGAAGCGCGCCCGATGGGTCGCTCGACCGGCGGCGTCCGCGGCATGAACGTCTCGCGCGAGATCAGCAAGGGCGTTCCCAACGAAGTCATTGCGATGGAAGTCGCCTCCGACGAGTGCGACTTGCTCGTCGTGACTCAGGGCGGGTACGGCAAGCGCACCGCGATGACCGAGTACCCGATCAAGGGCCGCGGAACGATGGGCGTCCAGACGATCAAGCTCACTGACAAGAAGGGCGGCCTCGCGGCCGCGCTGATTGTCCGCGAGGGCGACGAGTTGCTCTTCATGTCGCAGGGCGGAATGGTCCAGCGCACGAGCGCGGGCGAAATCTCTCAGTACAAGCGCGCTTCACAGGGCGTGCGCGTGATGAACATCAAGGAGGATGACGAAGTCTCTGCCGTCGCTCCGGTGATGGAGGGGTCCTCCGAGGACAAGGTCGTCGAAGAGGCTGCTTCTGCTGCGGCAGATGCGCCGTCGGCTTCAGATCAGCCGCAGCTCGCAGCCGACGTCTCGGCCGTAGAGCCTGAAGAAGACTCTGAGTAG